The Candidatus Palauibacter scopulicola genome includes a region encoding these proteins:
- a CDS encoding phage holin family protein has protein sequence MGLIRSWLVNAAALYATAWLLAGVRVDSPQALIGGALAIGLINATVRPVLRLVTFPITVLTLGLFYFVLNGLMFYLAASLIPGFELAGLVTAIGGALVMSIVATVLHVFLKPRKKK, from the coding sequence GTGGGCCTGATCCGGAGCTGGCTCGTCAACGCGGCGGCGCTGTACGCGACCGCATGGCTCCTCGCCGGGGTCCGGGTCGACAGCCCGCAGGCGCTCATCGGCGGGGCGCTCGCGATCGGTCTCATCAACGCGACCGTCCGGCCGGTTCTGCGTCTCGTGACCTTCCCGATCACGGTCCTGACGCTGGGGCTGTTCTACTTCGTCCTCAACGGCCTGATGTTCTACCTGGCCGCGTCACTGATCCCGGGGTTCGAACTCGCCGGTCTCGTCACGGCCATCGGCGGCGCGCTCGTCATGTCGATCGTCGCGACCGTGCTGCACGTCTTCCTCAAGCCGCGCAAGAAGAAGTAG
- a CDS encoding iron-sulfur cluster assembly accessory protein, with product MSDKDLLTFTDAASERIRSFISEDPAEGLAVRVSVQNASPIAPEYEMALIEPFEREAEDQSFDTPGFEVVVDSKSVDILSGTRIDWVESLQGSGFHFNNPNIQPLGSAPLGGPLVDRVRRVIDEQINPGVASHGGTVRLVDIRDNVVYVTMGGGCQGCGMASVTLTQGIKQMIRDAAPEIVDVQDVTDHAAGSNPYYA from the coding sequence GTGTCCGACAAGGATCTTTTGACATTCACGGACGCCGCCAGCGAGCGGATCCGATCGTTCATCAGCGAGGACCCCGCGGAAGGCCTCGCGGTACGGGTCAGCGTTCAAAACGCGAGCCCCATCGCGCCGGAGTACGAGATGGCGCTCATCGAACCCTTCGAGCGGGAAGCCGAGGACCAGTCGTTCGACACCCCCGGCTTCGAGGTCGTCGTCGATTCGAAGAGCGTGGACATCCTTTCCGGAACCCGCATCGACTGGGTGGAGTCGCTCCAGGGCTCGGGCTTTCATTTCAATAACCCCAACATCCAGCCGCTCGGCTCCGCGCCGCTGGGCGGGCCGCTCGTCGACCGCGTGCGCCGCGTCATCGACGAGCAGATCAACCCCGGGGTGGCGTCGCATGGCGGGACCGTGCGCCTCGTCGACATCCGCGACAACGTCGTCTACGTGACGATGGGGGGCGGCTGCCAGGGCTGCGGCATGGCCTCCGTGACGCTCACGCAGGGGATCAAGCAGATGATCCGGGACGCGGCCCCGGAGATCGTCGACGTGCAGGACGTGACCGACCACGCCGCCGGCAGCAATCCGTATTACGCCTAG
- the pyrE gene encoding orotate phosphoribosyltransferase, producing the protein MSSAHTRLLNLLAERSFRLGDFVLASGARSDYYIDCRTSTMHAHGQVLMGEVGLATIRDAGLRPDAVGGLTMGADPLAYAIAAASWRAGDPIHAFSVRKRAKRHGKGQLIEGCFEPGARVVVVEDVITTGGSAFQAVEAVNRARGEVLGVLGLVDREEGGKATLEGAGLRTMVLYTASDLRAAVAAGAT; encoded by the coding sequence CTGAGTTCCGCCCATACGAGACTTCTGAACCTGCTCGCCGAGCGCTCGTTCCGGCTCGGGGATTTCGTGCTCGCCTCCGGCGCCCGGAGCGACTATTACATCGACTGCCGGACCTCGACCATGCACGCGCACGGCCAGGTGCTGATGGGCGAGGTCGGCCTCGCGACCATCCGGGACGCCGGACTGCGGCCGGATGCGGTCGGCGGCCTCACGATGGGCGCGGACCCGCTGGCCTACGCCATCGCCGCCGCCAGTTGGCGCGCGGGGGACCCGATCCACGCGTTCTCGGTCCGCAAGCGCGCCAAGCGACACGGCAAGGGACAGTTGATCGAGGGCTGCTTCGAGCCCGGCGCGCGGGTCGTCGTCGTGGAGGACGTGATCACGACCGGCGGGTCCGCCTTCCAGGCCGTCGAGGCGGTGAATCGGGCCCGCGGCGAGGTGCTCGGGGTACTCGGCCTCGTGGACCGCGAGGAGGGGGGGAAAGCCACGCTGGAGGGGGCGGGTCTGCGGACCATGGTCCTCTATACGGCGAGCGACCTGAGGGCGGCCGTGGCCGCGGGGGCGACCTGA
- a CDS encoding Fur family transcriptional regulator: MTTDTLTPRPPLGCAAVMLGLFRAALQEHHLPVTHQREAISRALFESGQRLSADEIVERLREDGERAGKATVYRTLGLLVRVGLATEHDFDEGFKRYEAKIGGAHQDHLICTACGDVVQFERDELNRLQTEVAGQFGFHVLNRQLKLYGLCARCEVESGQALRQVS, translated from the coding sequence ATGACTACGGACACCCTCACCCCCCGACCGCCTCTCGGCTGCGCCGCCGTGATGCTCGGCCTCTTCCGGGCCGCGCTGCAGGAGCATCATCTGCCCGTCACACATCAGCGGGAAGCGATCTCCCGCGCCCTGTTCGAGTCCGGGCAGCGCCTTTCGGCGGACGAGATCGTGGAACGCCTCCGGGAGGACGGCGAACGCGCGGGCAAGGCGACGGTCTACCGGACCCTCGGCCTCCTCGTGCGCGTCGGCCTCGCCACGGAGCACGACTTCGACGAGGGCTTCAAGCGGTACGAGGCGAAGATCGGCGGGGCGCACCAGGACCACCTCATCTGCACGGCGTGCGGCGACGTGGTCCAGTTCGAGCGCGATGAACTCAACCGGCTCCAGACGGAGGTCGCCGGGCAGTTCGGTTTCCACGTACTGAACCGTCAACTGAAGCTGTACGGGCTCTGTGCCCGCTGCGAAGTCGAATCCGGCCAGGCGCTTCGCCAGGTCAGCTAG
- a CDS encoding DUF192 domain-containing protein translates to MLRKRWREPGFVWLAALAAVLPGCGSVDAGVRDAGAAANGGQAAETGTGAVAQALELVPLRVGGIEIRVEIADDADERQQGLMYRESLEENQGMLFVYPEQRTLGFWMKNTLIPLDIAYIDREGRIVDIQQMEPQTTETHDSAAPAMYALEMNQGWFEANGIRVGDLIEF, encoded by the coding sequence ATGCTGAGAAAACGATGGAGAGAGCCCGGATTCGTGTGGCTGGCGGCGCTTGCGGCCGTGTTGCCGGGGTGCGGCTCGGTGGACGCGGGGGTTCGCGACGCCGGCGCCGCGGCGAATGGCGGGCAGGCCGCCGAAACGGGAACGGGCGCCGTCGCCCAGGCGCTGGAACTGGTCCCGCTCCGGGTGGGCGGGATCGAGATCCGGGTGGAGATCGCCGACGACGCCGACGAGCGCCAGCAGGGACTGATGTACCGCGAGTCGCTCGAGGAGAACCAGGGGATGCTGTTCGTCTACCCCGAGCAGCGCACGCTGGGATTCTGGATGAAGAACACGCTCATCCCCCTCGACATCGCCTACATCGACCGCGAAGGCCGCATCGTCGACATCCAGCAGATGGAACCGCAAACCACGGAGACCCACGACTCGGCCGCGCCCGCCATGTACGCGCTGGAGATGAACCAGGGCTGGTTCGAGGCCAACGGGATCCGCGTCGGAGACCTCATTGAGTTCTAG
- a CDS encoding class II fumarate hydratase, which produces MDHRIEKDSMGEMAIPADRLYGAQTERARQNFPISDLRFGRRFIEALGAIKLAASRVNRELGLLEPDLGDAIERAAGEAMTGELDSHFVLDIFQTGSGTSTNMNANEVIANRAIQLLGGVVGSRSPVHPNDHVNLGQSSNDVIPTATHVSGLVAVERELLPALERLRAALAEKAEEFDHIAKAGRTHLQDATPVRLGQEFGGYASQLGHGIRRVEAVRPALAELAIGGTAVGTGINTPADFGARMSAALSEILGVDFVEASNHFEAQSARDAVVEASGALRTVAVSLTKIANDLRWLSSGPRTGLGEINLPAVQPGSSIMPGKVNPVMAESVLQVCAQVIGNDAAIVVGGQSGNLELNVMIPVMAHNLLESVRILSTASVEFAERCVRGITANEERCLRNAESTAALATALAPVIGYDKAAELAKLSLAEDRTLKELVLEQGLVAPAELDRILDFRAMTEPG; this is translated from the coding sequence ATGGACCACCGCATAGAGAAGGACTCCATGGGGGAGATGGCGATCCCCGCCGACCGGCTCTACGGAGCGCAGACGGAGCGGGCCCGCCAGAACTTCCCCATCTCCGACCTCCGCTTCGGGCGTCGCTTCATCGAGGCGCTCGGCGCGATCAAGCTGGCGGCTTCCCGCGTGAACCGGGAGCTGGGACTCCTCGAGCCCGACCTCGGCGACGCGATCGAGCGGGCGGCCGGCGAGGCCATGACCGGGGAACTCGATTCCCACTTCGTGCTGGACATCTTCCAGACCGGGTCGGGCACGTCGACGAACATGAACGCGAACGAGGTCATCGCGAACCGCGCCATCCAGCTCCTGGGCGGGGTCGTGGGTTCGCGGAGCCCCGTCCACCCCAACGATCACGTGAACCTGGGGCAGTCGTCGAACGACGTGATCCCCACCGCCACCCACGTCTCGGGACTGGTCGCGGTCGAGCGCGAGCTGCTGCCCGCGCTGGAGCGGCTGCGCGCGGCGCTCGCGGAGAAGGCGGAGGAGTTCGATCACATCGCCAAGGCGGGGCGCACGCACCTGCAGGACGCGACGCCCGTCCGCCTGGGGCAGGAGTTCGGGGGCTACGCCAGCCAGTTGGGGCACGGGATCCGGCGCGTCGAAGCCGTTCGCCCCGCGCTCGCGGAACTCGCCATCGGCGGGACGGCGGTGGGGACCGGCATCAACACGCCCGCCGACTTCGGCGCGCGGATGTCGGCCGCGCTGAGCGAGATCCTCGGGGTCGATTTCGTGGAGGCGTCGAACCACTTCGAGGCGCAGTCGGCGCGCGACGCGGTGGTCGAGGCGAGCGGGGCGCTGCGCACGGTCGCCGTGAGCCTGACCAAGATCGCGAACGATCTGCGCTGGCTGTCATCCGGTCCGCGCACGGGCCTGGGCGAGATCAACCTCCCCGCGGTGCAACCGGGCTCGTCGATCATGCCGGGCAAGGTGAACCCGGTGATGGCGGAGTCGGTGCTTCAGGTCTGCGCGCAGGTCATCGGCAACGACGCCGCGATCGTCGTGGGCGGGCAGTCGGGAAACCTCGAGCTCAACGTCATGATCCCGGTGATGGCCCACAACCTGCTTGAGAGCGTCCGGATCCTCTCCACGGCGAGCGTCGAGTTCGCCGAGCGCTGCGTCCGGGGGATCACGGCGAACGAGGAGCGCTGCCTGCGGAACGCGGAATCCACCGCGGCGCTCGCCACCGCGCTCGCCCCTGTCATCGGCTACGACAAGGCGGCCGAACTGGCCAAGCTCAGCCTCGCGGAAGACCGCACGCTGAAGGAACTCGTGCTGGAACAGGGGCTCGTCGCCCCGGCGGAACTCGACCGCATCCTCGATTTCCGCGCGATGACCGAGCCCGGCTGA
- a CDS encoding DUF4340 domain-containing protein — MNAKQLKVIAIVLGVAVLLTLPRLFRGSGEEGTLDVGDGFSFAVTDSIAGVDIVLADGAGTVRLARTDAGWTVDGYVADEPKIRDLLDVIGQLSSSELVARNPSNHAGLGVAEGGRRIEVRTAGGEVRRFHLGDRDTRSGGYFVRLPADDVVYRLDGPAGGYLNRERDGWRPRLIASVDTAAVREVLMRRGDREAVLRRSDEGWLAGDAPADSALVQRLLSVLPSVSASGFPTAEEEAAADFTLPDGWVEVFSEGSADVTGRQLELSILLLEDEERGDWVARLADGAEAFRLSSLTVDRLLPEALVPSPDGEPGSG, encoded by the coding sequence GTGAACGCGAAGCAGTTGAAGGTCATCGCGATCGTGCTCGGCGTGGCGGTGCTTCTCACCCTGCCCCGGCTGTTCAGGGGCAGCGGCGAGGAGGGGACGCTGGATGTCGGGGACGGCTTCTCCTTCGCGGTGACGGACTCCATCGCGGGCGTGGACATCGTCCTCGCGGACGGCGCCGGGACGGTGCGTCTCGCGCGGACGGACGCGGGGTGGACGGTGGACGGCTACGTGGCGGACGAACCCAAGATCCGCGACCTGCTGGACGTGATCGGGCAGCTCTCCTCCTCGGAACTCGTCGCGCGCAACCCCTCGAATCACGCCGGCCTGGGCGTCGCGGAGGGGGGCCGGCGCATTGAAGTGCGGACGGCCGGCGGCGAGGTGCGGCGGTTCCATCTCGGCGACCGCGACACGCGCTCCGGGGGCTACTTCGTGCGCCTTCCCGCCGACGATGTCGTCTATCGGCTGGACGGTCCGGCCGGAGGCTACCTGAACCGCGAGCGCGACGGCTGGCGCCCGCGCCTGATCGCCTCGGTGGACACCGCCGCCGTACGCGAAGTCCTCATGCGTCGCGGGGACCGGGAGGCCGTGCTGCGCCGGAGCGACGAGGGATGGCTCGCGGGGGACGCGCCGGCGGATTCGGCGCTCGTGCAGCGGCTCCTCTCCGTCCTGCCCTCCGTCTCCGCTTCCGGCTTCCCCACGGCGGAGGAAGAGGCGGCCGCCGACTTCACGCTCCCGGACGGATGGGTCGAGGTGTTCTCCGAGGGCTCCGCGGACGTGACGGGCCGGCAACTCGAACTCTCGATCCTCCTGTTGGAGGACGAGGAACGCGGAGACTGGGTCGCCCGCCTCGCGGACGGCGCGGAGGCGTTCCGGCTCTCAAGTCTCACGGTGGACCGCCTGCTCCCGGAGGCGCTGGTCCCCTCCCCTGACGGCGAGCCGGGCAGCGGCTAG
- a CDS encoding Gldg family protein, with protein sequence MIGRVLTVAKREFAGYFDHATAYILLVIFLGINFYFYFQEAYLLGEASLRPMLSLLPWLLLFFIPAVCMRSFAEERNAGTLELVLSQPIQVVEFLLGKFLGVLFFLLVAMAGTLGIPLGLALGADLQWGVVFSQYLGSMFLISALIAVGLWASSLTRNQVTAFIIGVTVSFALYLIGLPTVTLSLPGPLAAVAARLGVLGHFSNVARGVIDLRDILYFAALGTAFLSLTYFSVMRERLSRARPAYGRLRVGVLGLVGIAVFAALAGGQVRGRLDLTPGKVYTLSPPTADLLRGVDDLVTLKLFQSAELPAQLAAIGRDVDDLLRDLDATGGANVNLVRLDPDEDPAAEQEAGLLGIRPVPFQVLDDDEVSYQERYFALAVQYAGESQTIPFIRQTADLEYRLATMIRALTRPERPTIGILSGHGELSLDAGLRLARGRLALEYDLMEFRVDSMTVAVPDSIDVIVIAGGQMPLEPAAGEILSRFVDGGGSLFVLKSGVTADMQARFAGPTFDPALDSLLQARGLGIVPSMAFDYLLHERVQVPSNLGAVVMPYPLWMLAQPASGHVIVDGVANVPIRFGSPLLVEVEDSTLVTPLLTTSDGGGRLATPLSIDAMQDWDAVIAPDGRVSEEDVAMETLAVAYTQPGGGRIVLAGSSSFIHDETLSQSMAGLAGMVFFQNAVDWLAQDEALISIRSKDRAPPLLLFPNEWLPDLTRYGNLAGVPLLFVLIGVLRLARRRQVQQRSFTEGGALL encoded by the coding sequence ATGATCGGCCGCGTCCTCACCGTCGCGAAGCGGGAGTTCGCGGGGTACTTCGACCACGCGACCGCCTACATCCTCCTCGTCATCTTCCTCGGGATCAACTTCTACTTCTACTTCCAGGAGGCCTACCTCCTGGGCGAGGCGTCGCTGCGGCCGATGCTCTCTCTCCTCCCGTGGCTCCTGCTCTTCTTCATCCCGGCCGTCTGCATGCGGTCGTTCGCGGAGGAGCGGAACGCGGGGACGCTCGAACTCGTGCTCTCGCAGCCGATCCAGGTCGTGGAGTTCCTGCTCGGCAAGTTCCTCGGCGTCCTCTTCTTCCTGCTGGTCGCGATGGCGGGGACGCTCGGCATCCCGCTCGGCCTCGCACTCGGCGCCGACCTCCAGTGGGGCGTCGTCTTCTCGCAGTACCTGGGGTCGATGTTCCTCATCTCGGCCCTCATCGCGGTCGGCCTGTGGGCGTCCTCGCTCACGAGGAACCAGGTGACCGCGTTCATCATCGGGGTCACGGTCAGCTTCGCCCTCTACCTCATCGGGCTCCCCACGGTCACCCTCTCCCTCCCCGGCCCGCTCGCGGCGGTGGCGGCGCGACTTGGCGTGCTCGGGCACTTCTCGAACGTGGCGCGCGGCGTGATCGACCTGCGGGACATCCTGTACTTCGCGGCCCTCGGGACGGCGTTCCTCTCGCTCACGTACTTCTCCGTCATGCGCGAACGCCTCAGCCGCGCGCGGCCGGCGTACGGGCGGCTGCGGGTGGGCGTGCTCGGCCTGGTGGGGATCGCGGTCTTCGCCGCGCTGGCGGGCGGGCAGGTGCGCGGCCGGCTCGACCTCACGCCCGGAAAGGTCTACACGCTGTCCCCGCCGACGGCCGACCTGCTGCGCGGCGTGGACGACCTCGTCACGCTCAAGCTCTTCCAGTCCGCCGAACTGCCGGCGCAACTCGCGGCCATCGGCCGGGACGTGGACGACCTCCTCCGGGATCTCGACGCGACCGGCGGCGCCAACGTGAACCTCGTGCGCCTCGATCCCGACGAGGATCCCGCTGCCGAGCAGGAGGCGGGACTGCTCGGCATCCGGCCCGTGCCCTTCCAGGTCCTCGACGACGACGAGGTGTCGTACCAGGAGCGCTACTTCGCGCTCGCGGTCCAGTACGCCGGCGAGAGCCAGACGATCCCGTTCATCCGGCAGACGGCGGATCTCGAGTACCGTCTCGCCACGATGATCCGCGCCCTCACGCGGCCGGAACGCCCCACCATCGGAATCCTGAGCGGGCACGGCGAACTGAGCCTGGACGCGGGGCTGCGGCTCGCGCGCGGCCGCCTCGCCCTGGAGTACGACCTGATGGAGTTCCGCGTCGACTCGATGACCGTGGCGGTGCCGGACTCGATCGACGTCATCGTGATCGCCGGCGGCCAGATGCCACTGGAGCCCGCGGCGGGCGAGATCCTGAGCCGTTTCGTCGACGGCGGCGGGAGCCTCTTCGTCCTGAAGTCCGGCGTGACGGCGGACATGCAGGCGCGCTTCGCGGGCCCCACCTTCGATCCGGCGCTCGATTCGCTGCTGCAGGCGCGCGGACTCGGCATCGTCCCGTCGATGGCCTTCGACTATTTGCTCCACGAACGGGTGCAGGTCCCGTCCAACCTCGGAGCCGTCGTCATGCCGTATCCGCTCTGGATGCTCGCCCAGCCGGCCTCCGGGCACGTGATCGTGGACGGCGTGGCGAACGTGCCGATCCGGTTCGGAAGCCCGCTCCTCGTCGAGGTGGAGGACAGCACTCTGGTCACCCCGCTGCTCACGACCTCGGACGGAGGCGGACGATTGGCGACTCCGCTCTCGATCGACGCGATGCAGGACTGGGACGCGGTCATCGCGCCGGATGGGCGGGTCTCCGAGGAAGACGTGGCGATGGAGACGCTGGCGGTCGCATACACCCAACCGGGCGGCGGCCGCATCGTCCTCGCGGGCTCCTCGTCGTTCATCCACGACGAGACGCTCTCGCAGTCGATGGCCGGGCTGGCCGGGATGGTCTTCTTCCAGAACGCGGTCGACTGGCTCGCGCAGGACGAGGCGCTGATCTCGATCCGGTCCAAGGACCGCGCGCCGCCGCTCCTCCTCTTCCCCAACGAGTGGCTTCCGGACCTGACGCGGTACGGGAACCTGGCCGGCGTCCCGCTGCTCTTCGTCCTCATCGGCGTGCTGCGGCTCGCACGGCGGCGGCAGGTGCAGCAGCGTTCCTTCACCGAAGGGGGAGCGCTCCTGTGA
- a CDS encoding ATP-binding cassette domain-containing protein, giving the protein MSLVALTDVVKRFGETVAVDSATFSIDRGEVVGFLGPNGAGKTTTMRLLTQYLEPDGGTISIDGLSIEDHPVELRRRIGYLPETNPLYRDMLAGEYITFMGRLRGMGTEEIRARTDDVVAQTGIEAVYYRPINQLSKGYRQRVGLAQAILSQPEILILDEPTEGLDPNQRVEIRSLIRDVGTDRTVLLSTHVMQEVRKTCSRVVIINEGRIVADGSVDALVAGHGGARVMVELDAPADAVAEAIGDLPSVARADAVEADAGGRARFAVEGAPGQDPRPDLSRLAAARGWPLWELHLAQASLEDLFHRLTAESAGPPGETGDETADEASGETPDATGDEAPEAGEEVEG; this is encoded by the coding sequence ATGTCACTCGTAGCGCTGACCGATGTCGTGAAGAGGTTCGGCGAGACCGTTGCGGTCGATTCCGCGACGTTCTCGATCGACCGCGGCGAGGTCGTGGGCTTCCTCGGGCCGAACGGCGCGGGCAAGACGACGACGATGCGGCTGCTCACGCAGTATCTCGAACCCGATGGGGGCACGATCTCCATCGATGGCCTGTCCATCGAGGATCACCCGGTCGAACTGCGGCGCCGCATCGGCTATCTGCCCGAGACGAACCCCCTGTACCGGGACATGCTCGCCGGCGAGTACATCACGTTCATGGGCCGGCTGCGCGGGATGGGCACCGAGGAGATCCGGGCGCGGACGGACGATGTCGTCGCGCAGACCGGCATCGAAGCCGTCTACTACCGTCCGATCAACCAGCTCTCGAAGGGATACCGGCAGCGCGTGGGCCTCGCGCAGGCCATCCTCTCGCAGCCGGAGATCCTCATCCTCGACGAGCCGACCGAAGGGCTCGACCCGAACCAGCGCGTCGAGATCCGCAGCCTCATCCGCGACGTAGGGACCGACCGCACCGTCCTCCTGAGCACCCACGTGATGCAGGAGGTGCGGAAGACGTGTTCGCGCGTCGTCATCATCAACGAGGGCCGCATCGTCGCGGATGGCTCCGTCGATGCGCTCGTCGCCGGACATGGCGGCGCCCGCGTGATGGTCGAACTTGACGCGCCCGCGGACGCCGTAGCGGAGGCCATTGGGGATCTTCCCTCCGTCGCGCGTGCCGACGCCGTCGAGGCGGATGCCGGCGGGCGGGCCCGGTTCGCGGTGGAGGGCGCCCCCGGCCAGGACCCGCGGCCGGACCTTTCGCGACTCGCCGCGGCGCGGGGGTGGCCGCTGTGGGAACTGCACCTCGCCCAGGCGAGCCTGGAGGATCTCTTCCACCGGCTCACCGCCGAGAGCGCGGGACCGCCCGGCGAGACGGGCGACGAGACGGCCGACGAAGCCAGCGGCGAGACCCCTGACGCGACGGGCGACGAGGCGCCGGAAGCCGGCGAGGAGGTGGAGGGATGA